CGCCGACCAGCTCGCCGGCGTGCTCCACGGCCCGCCGGACGACCTTGTCCATGCTGACCGGCTCGCGTTCGGGCGTGCTCTGCCCGCTCTCGGCGCCGGCCTCGTAGCGCTGGTAGGACAGCACCCCGTCGATCAGCTTGCCGAAGCGCCGGCACTCGTCGGCGAGCCGCCGCAGGGTCCAGTTCGCCTCCGGCCAGAGCTGGCCGGCCGGGTCACCGGCGAGTGCGTCGATCCGCCGGTGAAGGGCCGTCAGCGCGCCGCCGAGCTCGCTCTCCAGTACGGCGGTCAGGTGCTCGTTGCGGGCGACCAGCGCCAGCTCGCGGCTGCGGTCGGTGAAGGTCATCACCGCGCCGACCAGCTGGTCGCCGTCCCGGACGGGGGCGGTGGTCAGGTCGACGGTGACCGGCCGGCCGTCCTTGCGCCACAGCACGGCGCCGCGGACCCGGTGCTTGCGGCCCGAGGTGAGGGTGTCCAGGAGGGCGGACTCCTCCAGCGTCAGCGGGCTGCCGTCGGCCTTGGAGTGCTGGATCAGCGGGTGCAGCTCGCGCCCGCCCAGCTCGCTCGCCCGGTACTCCAGGATGTGCGCGGCGGCCGGGTTGACCAGCACGCAGCGGCCCTCCAGGTCGACGCCCAGCACGCCCTCGGCGGCGGCCCGCAGGATCATCTCGGTCTGCTTGTGCTGACGCCGCAGCTCCGCCTCCACGCCGAGCCGGCTGGAGAGGTCGCGCACCAGCAGCAGCAGCAGGTCGCTGCCGGAGGACTGCCGCGGGCTGTCCCGGTACGGGTCGTACGGCACCAGCGGCGACAGCGCGTACCCGCGGCCCTCGCTCGCGCCGTCGTCCGCGAAGTCGTTGCCGGACACCTCGACGGGGAAGGCGGTGCCGTCCGTGCGCCGGGCGGTCATCCGCACGGGCCGGTCGAGCGCGTCGTCCTCGCGGGGGGCGGGCCGCATCGAGCCCGGGATCCGACTGGGATCGAAGTCGGGCAGCAGATCGAGCACGCCCATTCCGACCAGTGAGGTCCCGGGCGCCTGCAGGCTCTGCACGGCGGCATTGTTGGCATCGACGACAGTGCCGTTGCTGTTCACCAGCAGCAGCGCGTCGGGCAGGGCGTCGAGTATGGCGGCGAGGCGAGCAGCGCCTCGGATCGGCCTGCTGCTCACGTCGACAGGTCTCCTCGGCTCAGGGCAGCTCCTCCGGAGACGGAAGTATCTCATTGTTCTTTGCGGACGGGACGACCCGCCTAGTAACGTAAGCGGTGGTTGGTGCCGGGCCGGTAGGTTGTGGCATCATCACTGGCACACGGAACGGGTCCGCCATGCGGGAACGGTCCTTGTGTGGAGGAGGCTTCGCCTAGTCCGGTCTATGGCGCCGCACTGCTAATGCGGTTTGGGCCTTCAAGCCCATCGAGGGTTCAAATCCCTCAGCCTCCGCCTCCGGAAGCCCCGTCGGCCGTCAGGTCGACGGGGCTTCCGCGTTCCCCGGGGCCGGGGCGTCGGACGGGCCGGGGCCCGCCGTCTTCCTTCCGGTCGAAGCCGGACCTGCCCGACAGGCCGGGCTCGGCGCCCGCCGGCCGCCGAGTCGGCTCCAGGGGCCTCGCACCCGGCGCCGGGGGTAGGGATCAAACGATTTCGCCCCACGTCGCAGGTCATGTAATGTTGTTCCCGCACCGCCCCGGCGGCAACAAAGCCAGGGCGAGCGCTCATAGCTCAACGGATAGAGCACTTGACTACGGATCAAGAGGTTGCAGGTTCGAATCCTGCTGAGCGCACCGCAATCGCGAGGCCCCAGGCTCCGGCCCGGGGCCTCGCCGCTTGCCGCACACGCCGCGCCGGGTGTGCGGGGAGAGCTCCTGGATCAGGTAGGCTTTCCCGAGTACCACAGGGCGTCGCAAGACCTCTGAGGGCGCTCATAGCTCAACGGATAGAGCACTTGACTACGGATCAAGAGGTTGCAGGTTCGAATCCTGCTGAGCGCACCAGCTGACGCGGAAGCCCCGCCGACCACCAGGTCGGCGGGGCTTCCGCCGTTTCCGGGGCCGGCCGCTACCCCTCCAGGTCGAGGGGCTCGGTGCGGCCGAGTTCGGTGCGGTTGATCCACGCGACGTCCCGGCGGTCGAGGAACCAGTCGGAGGAGGTCAGCGGGCGGGTCCGGTTGAGCGTCTCGGGCACCGGGTCGTGCCGGATCCGCTCGGGCTCGGCGCCGAGGCCCAGCAGCAGCTCGGTGATCTCGGGGGCGAGCCCGGGCGGACCGCTGAGGTGGATGTCCCAGCCCGCCCAGTCGCCGTGGGCGCGCAGGCCGTCGGTGAGCAGCCCGTTGGCCGAACTGCGGTCCGCGCCGTCGGCGGGGGCGGCCAGCAGGACGTCCAGGCGGCGGTAGCGCTCGACCAGCCGCTCGACGGTGGCCAGGTCGTACTGGTCGGCGTCGTCCCGGGCGGCCAGGTAGACCATCGCCCGGCGCGGGTCGGGGCCGGCCAGCAGCTCCTCCAGCAGGGCCTTGATCTGGCCCCAGCCGGTGCCGCCGGCCACCGCGAGCAGCGGCCGCCGGGAGCCGGGCACCAGGCAGGCGTCGCCGAGGGCGGGGCCCAGCCGCAGCCGGTCGCCGGGCATCACGTCGTCGACCAGCGCGGTGCTCAGCAGCCCGCCGCGGACCCGGCGCACGTGCAGCTCCAGGCTGCCGTCCGGGCGCGGGGCGTTGGCGATCGAGTACGGGCGCCAGACCCGCGGCACCCGCGGGCTGCACAGGCTGAGGTACTGCCCGGCGGTGAAGGAGTACGGGCGGTCCGGTGCGAGGGTGAGCACCACGACGTCGGGCGCGCACCGGCGGCGGGTGGTCACCTCGGCCTCCCACCAGGCGGGGGACTCGGGCTCGTCCTCCGCGGCGGCCTCGGTCATCACCTGGGCGATCACGCTGAAGGCCTCCGTCCAGGCCTTCTCGATCTCCAGGGTCCAGCTGTGGCCGGAGAAGTGCCGCAGGGCGGCGATCAGGCTGGCCCCGACGGCCGGGTAGTGCTCGGGCGCGGCCTGGAACTTGCGGTGGTCGCGCCCGAGCGCGCGCAGGTAGCCGGTGAGCTGTCCGGGGCTCTCCAGTCGCAGGACGAGCTGGGTGAGCGCGGCGAACAGCCGGTCGCGCTGCTCGGCCATCTGCTCGGGGAAGAAGTCGCGGACGCCGGGGTGGTGGGCGAACAGGTGGGCGTAGAAGTACTTGGCCATGTGGTCGGCGCGGCGCTCGACGACGGCGAAGCTGGCGCGGATGACCGCGGGGTCGAGGGGCACCGCGGCGGCCTCAGGAGTCGGTCTGCGCGGCGGTGAGTGCCTCGGTCATGGTGGTGGCGACCACGCCGTAGACGGCGGTCCAGGAGGCCTCCACCTCGGGCGTCCAGGCCTCCTCGCCCGCGAAGTGCCGCAGCGTGGCGAGCAGGCTGGCCCCGACGGCGGGGAAGTGCTCGGGCAGGGCGCCGTAGCGCGCGTGCCGGGCGCCCAGGTCGCTGAGGATGCCGACCAGGGTCTCGGTGTCCTCCAGGTGCGTGACCAGTGCGCCGAGCGCGCCCCAGAGACGGTCCTGCTGGGCGTCGAGATGTTCGGCGAAAAGGGGGCGGACGCCGGGGTTGTGCTCGAACAGGTGCTGGTAGAAGTGCGCGGTGACGTCCGTGCCATGAGGTTCGACGACCGCGAAACTGCTCTTGATGAGAACGGGATTGATGGTCACGGGCGCCGACTCTACTGAGCCTTTCGGCAATTCGAACAGGGATGATCGATGAATGGTCAAATACTGGTCAGTAACGGTCGGTTGGAATGATCTGACGATCCCTCGGAACTTGTCACGCCGGGCGACCTCCGGTGTCATCCGGGTGGTGTGCCGAGCGGCGGGCCGGGAGAGGGCCGCCATTTGGGTACGACCTGGGCAATGCCGCCGGTGTCGGAGTATTACCGGCTCGTGATCGTGATTCCGTTTTGTCGGATCCTGTGCCCAGACCCCCTTCGGGTGGCCGACACCGAGGGAGAGCCGGATGGGCCGACAGTATTCCCACCCCGCCGCCGGGCCCACCGTCGGCGGGCACCCGGACGGGCGGCGTACGGGGCGTCGGCGGGCACTCGGCGCCGCCATGGCCGCCCTGCTGGCCGCCGGACTCCTGCTTGGCTGGAATTCGCCCCCCTCGCTGGCCCAACAGTCGCCTGACGGCTGGTCCGGCCAGGGGCGCGCGACGCTCCCCTCCGGCCTCACCGTCCGCCTGGACCTCGCCGCCGCCCCCGGCGTGACCGCCACCGCCGAGCCGGGCCGGCTGGCCGACCGCCCCGGCGTCGGGCGACCCGCCGGCTACGCGGACGGCCTCACCGCCGGCGCCCCCGCCGAGGCCTTCGCCCTCGCGCCGGACCGCCCGCGGGCCGACGGCTCCTGGAGCACCCTCGGCACCCTCCAGATCTCCTTCTCCCGTCCCGTACGCAATCCCAGGCTGCACGTCAGCGGCCTGGCCGCGCTCGCCACCGGTCAGGGCGGCAGCACCGCCACCGCCGCCCGGCTGACCGTCACCGGCGGCTCGCCCGCCGCCCCGGTGCTGACCGCCCGGACCAGCTGGACCGGCTGGACGGTGGCCGGAAACACCCTGGCCCCCGCCGGGCCGGACGGCGGCTCGGACGCCTCGCCGGACGCCGCGGCCGAGGGCAGCCTCGAACTCGCCGGCACCTTCAGCACCGCCACCCTGCGGATCGAGCAGCGCTCCACCGCGCGGGCCGGCAGCGGCACCCCGCCGGCCGCGCTGCGCCAGGCGTACACCGTCACCCTCGACGAGGCGGTCGGCACCGCGCCCGCCGGCTACACCAACGCGTCGCACCTGGTCACCGACCTGCTCCTGGGCACCGACGCCGGACTCGGTCCGGCCCGCACCGTCCGGCCGGCCGGCGGCGGCGCGACCACGGGCGGGCCGCTGGTCGAACTCGACCACGGCGCCGCCCGGCGCAGCGCCTTCGCCGGCGTCGGCGCGCCCAGGCCCGAGCCGGCGCGCGGCGAGTACCAGGGCGCCGATCCCGCCGTCCGCTACCCGGCCGAGGCCTCGATCGGGCACTACTACCGGCTGAGCGTGCCGGTCGCGGTCGGCGGGGCCTCGGCGACCCTGGCCGGCTGGGTCGACTTCGACCGCAACGGCCGGTTCGACGCCACCGAGCGGGTGCAGGCCGAGGCACGGGCCGGCGCCACCACGGCGGACCTCGAATGGACCGTCCCGCCCGGCGCCTCGGCGGGCGAGACCTGGGCCCGGCTGCGCCTCGCCCGGGAGGCCTCGCAACTGGTCGCCCCCGGCGGATTCGCCGACTCCGGCGGGGTCGAGGACCAGCGCGTCCGGCTCGCCGTCGGCGCCGCCAGGCCCGAGATCAGCCGCCCGGTCGACGGCAGCACGGTGGCCGACGCCCGCCCCGAGGTGCGCGGCGAGGGCGCGGTCGTGGGCGCGGCCGTCGAGATCCGGGAGGGCGGCTCCGCGCTCTGCCGGGCCACGGTCGACCGGGCCGGCGGCTGGGCCTGCCGGCCCGCCGCCGCACTGGCCCAGGGGGCCCACGGCCTGACCCCGGTCGAGACCACCATCGGCGGGGTGGTGCTGACCGGCGACCCCGTCAGGTTCACGGTGAAGAGCGCACCGCCGGCCGCGCCGGTGCTCGCCCTGCCCGAGTTCACCAACGACCCCGGGCTGCTGCTCACCGGCACCGGCGAGCCCGGCAGCACCGTCTCGGTCGCCGACCAGGCCGGCGCCGCGGCCGTCGAACTGTGCAGCACCCTGGTCGGCCCCGGCGGCAGCTGGTCCTGCCTGCCGGTCGAGAACCTCCCGGACGGGACGCACCGGCTCACCCCCTCCGCCGTCGACGCGGCCGGCAACCGGGTGAGCGGCCGGGCCACCCCCTTGATCGTCGACACCGTCGCCCCGGCCGCCCCGGTGCTGACCAGCCCGGCGGCGGGCGAGACCCTCCGTACGGCCCGCCCCCGGTTCGCCGGCCGCGCGGAGGGCGGCAGCACCGTCATGGTCGGCACCAGGGCGGTGGCCCCGGCCTCGGCGGAGCGCGTCCCGGCCTGCAGCGCGGTGGCCGCCGTGGACGGTGGCTGGAGTTGCACGGCCGCCCGGGACCTCGCGCCGGGCGACCACTCGACATTCGTCAGTGCCACCGACCGGGCCGGCAACGGGACGACGGCGAACGCCGTGACGATCCGTCTCGCGGCGCCGGTGGCGGCGCCTTCGGCCTCGGCGACGGGCTCGGCGGCAGGCGTCCCTTCGGCGACGGGAGCCGCGAATGCGACGGGCACCGCTACGGTTTCGGCCACCGCGACGAGCGCCGCGACGGGCGTACCCGCGGTCAGGCCTTCGCCCTCGCCCACGCCTTCCCGCTCACCCGTGGCATCGGCCGTGTCCGGGGCCGCGTCCGCTTCCTCCCCCGTACCGGTGAAGGCGTCCACGGCCGCGGCGGCATCCTCCGCGCAGCCGTCGCCCTCGTCCGTGCCCTCGCCCCACCCCTCGTCGCACCCCTCGTCGCAGCCGTCCGCCCCGCCTGCGTCCCCTGCTCCCACCGCGACATCGATGCCGGGACGGCCGTCGGCGGGGCCCGGCGCACCGGGGGCCTCCGCCGCCGCCACTGCGGGGCTGAGCCCGATCGCGGTGCCGGCGGAGGTCGAGACGGCGCTACCGCCGGCGCCGCCCGGTCTGCTGCCGATCGTCGTCCCGCCTGCGGCGGTGCCCGCACTGCCGTCCGTACTGCCGTCCGCCGCCTCCGCCACGGCGTCGGCCACCTCCCGACCGTCCGCCTCACCGTCTCCCTCGCCGTCCGTCCGGCCGTCCGCGCAGCCTGTGGTCGCGTCACCGGGTGGCACCGAGACGGTGCCCCCGCTGCCGACCCCCTCCGCCGCACACTCGGCGGCGCCGTCCGGGCCGGTGTCGATGCCACCCCCCTCCCTGGCCCTGTCCCCGTCTGCGGCCGCCTCGTCCACCGTGCGCGGCTCCGCCCAGCCGCTCCCGCCCGCGGGTTCCTCCGCGGTCCGGCTGTCCGGATCGGGTGGTGACGGTGCGGCTGCCGGCGAGGAGGCCGCGGACCCGGCCGCTGAACCGGGCGGGCCGTCCGTGGGCGGGGCGGTGGCCCAGCACCGGCCGGTGTCGACCGGTTGGCGGGCCGCCCTTGCCGGGGCCCTGCTCCTGCTGGCCTCGGTGGGGCTGATCACCCGCCGGGTGTTCTGGCGGGGGTCCGGGCGGCGCCGGCGCTGAAGTTGTCCGTCATCTCACCCACCATGTGCCTGCGCGTCAGGTCGAGCTCAGACGGTTCGTCAGTGAATGTCGACACGCTATGCGTTAAATGTCGCATTTGATGACGTATGAACTTAGCCTGAGTCTGGCACTGCCCGTCAGATCCGGGCCGCCCGTTGCGCGACACACCGACCCCGAGGATCCGTGCATGGACGTCACCCGCGATTCTTCGCAGCGACCCGACAATCCGGCCAACGCCGTCATCCGGCCGTTGCCCGACCCTCCGACGGGGGGTGCCACCCCGCTGGCCAAGGCGGCGAAGCTTCCGCTGGACCCGATGGCCCGGCGGCTGGCGCAACGTACCGTCCTCGACCCGCTGGACGGCCCGGCCGCCCAGCCCTTGGCGGTGCAGGCCGTTCAACCCGTCCAGCCGGTCCAGCCGGTCCAGCCCGTGCAGCCTGTGCAGCCGGTGCCGCCGCTGGGTGCGGACCGGTCGGCCCGGCAGGAGGAGGAGACGGCGGTGCGCGCCACCACCACCCGGCGCCCCCCGCGGACCGATCCCGCGCTGCGCGAGCACAGCGCGGTGGCCCTGCCCGGATGGATCGCGCTCTTCGCGCTGCTGGCCGGTTTCGCCGCAGTGGTCCTGCTGCTCGCCCGGACGGGGGTGATCCCGCACTGGCGGGTCCTCCCGGACGTCCGCGGCGGCGCCGCGCGGGCGGCCGGCGGGCCGGTGGTGACTCTGCGGGACGTCGCCGCCGTCAGCGGGGCCGGGCTGCTGATCCTGCTCACCCTGGCGGGACTGCTGGCCAACGCCGGCGGCGAGACCCGGGTGCTGACCCGCTGGGGCCGCTACCGCGGCACCGTCCGGCGGACCGGGCTGGTCTGGGTCAACCCGCTGCTGCGCCGGCGCCGGGTGGACGTCCGGCTGCGGCACTGGCGCAGCGAGCCCGTCAACGCCGTCGACCGGACGGGCACCCCGATCGTGGTCCGGCTGCTGATCGTCTGGCGGGTCAAGGACACGGCGCGGGCCCTGCTCTCGATCGCCGACCACGAGAACTACCTGCGCGAGCAGGTCCACGCGGTGCTCACCCGCACCGCCTCCACGCTGCCGTGCGACAGCAACGCGGTGCCCGGGCCGGCCCTGCGGGACGGCCAGTGGTTCGCGGACGAGCTCACCCGGGCGCTGGCGGCCGAGGTCGCCCCGGCCGGGCTGGAGGTCTACTCCGTGCAGCCGATGGCGCTCGACTACGCCCCCGAGGTCGCCGAGTCGATGCGCCGCCGCCGCCTCGCGGACCTCGACGCGGGCCTGCGCACCGTGCTCGTCGACGACGCGGTCGAGGCGGCGGCCCTGGCGGTCCGCCGGCTGGAGCGGGCGACCGCCCACGAATTGGACGAGGCCGCGCGCAGTGCCCTGATGGAGCACCTGCTCGTCGCGTTCGTCGCTCCGTCCGGAGTGGCCGCCTCGGTGCCATCCCCCAGTGTCCGGGCCGGCGGACCGTCGCCGGCCGTTCGGGCCGGGCGTAAGGAAGGACGATCCTGATGAAGATAGCCACCGCACCCGCCGCCGCCGATCCGGCGCTGGCGGGGTTCGTGGAGAGCCGCGGCAGCATGCCCGCTCCGGCGGGCTGCGGCTGCCTCGGCTGCGCCGCCCGGGTGCGCATGCCCGCCCGGGCCGCCCGGGCCGGGGACAGCCGAATACACCGCACGGTTCGCGGCACCTGCCTGG
The sequence above is a segment of the Kitasatospora sp. NBC_00240 genome. Coding sequences within it:
- a CDS encoding globin family protein is translated as MTINPVLIKSSFAVVEPHGTDVTAHFYQHLFEHNPGVRPLFAEHLDAQQDRLWGALGALVTHLEDTETLVGILSDLGARHARYGALPEHFPAVGASLLATLRHFAGEEAWTPEVEASWTAVYGVVATTMTEALTAAQTDS
- a CDS encoding SPFH domain-containing protein; its protein translation is MDVTRDSSQRPDNPANAVIRPLPDPPTGGATPLAKAAKLPLDPMARRLAQRTVLDPLDGPAAQPLAVQAVQPVQPVQPVQPVQPVQPVPPLGADRSARQEEETAVRATTTRRPPRTDPALREHSAVALPGWIALFALLAGFAAVVLLLARTGVIPHWRVLPDVRGGAARAAGGPVVTLRDVAAVSGAGLLILLTLAGLLANAGGETRVLTRWGRYRGTVRRTGLVWVNPLLRRRRVDVRLRHWRSEPVNAVDRTGTPIVVRLLIVWRVKDTARALLSIADHENYLREQVHAVLTRTASTLPCDSNAVPGPALRDGQWFADELTRALAAEVAPAGLEVYSVQPMALDYAPEVAESMRRRRLADLDAGLRTVLVDDAVEAAALAVRRLERATAHELDEAARSALMEHLLVAFVAPSGVAASVPSPSVRAGGPSPAVRAGRKEGRS
- a CDS encoding globin domain-containing protein, with amino-acid sequence MPLDPAVIRASFAVVERRADHMAKYFYAHLFAHHPGVRDFFPEQMAEQRDRLFAALTQLVLRLESPGQLTGYLRALGRDHRKFQAAPEHYPAVGASLIAALRHFSGHSWTLEIEKAWTEAFSVIAQVMTEAAAEDEPESPAWWEAEVTTRRRCAPDVVVLTLAPDRPYSFTAGQYLSLCSPRVPRVWRPYSIANAPRPDGSLELHVRRVRGGLLSTALVDDVMPGDRLRLGPALGDACLVPGSRRPLLAVAGGTGWGQIKALLEELLAGPDPRRAMVYLAARDDADQYDLATVERLVERYRRLDVLLAAPADGADRSSANGLLTDGLRAHGDWAGWDIHLSGPPGLAPEITELLLGLGAEPERIRHDPVPETLNRTRPLTSSDWFLDRRDVAWINRTELGRTEPLDLEG
- a CDS encoding Ig-like domain-containing protein; the protein is MGRQYSHPAAGPTVGGHPDGRRTGRRRALGAAMAALLAAGLLLGWNSPPSLAQQSPDGWSGQGRATLPSGLTVRLDLAAAPGVTATAEPGRLADRPGVGRPAGYADGLTAGAPAEAFALAPDRPRADGSWSTLGTLQISFSRPVRNPRLHVSGLAALATGQGGSTATAARLTVTGGSPAAPVLTARTSWTGWTVAGNTLAPAGPDGGSDASPDAAAEGSLELAGTFSTATLRIEQRSTARAGSGTPPAALRQAYTVTLDEAVGTAPAGYTNASHLVTDLLLGTDAGLGPARTVRPAGGGATTGGPLVELDHGAARRSAFAGVGAPRPEPARGEYQGADPAVRYPAEASIGHYYRLSVPVAVGGASATLAGWVDFDRNGRFDATERVQAEARAGATTADLEWTVPPGASAGETWARLRLAREASQLVAPGGFADSGGVEDQRVRLAVGAARPEISRPVDGSTVADARPEVRGEGAVVGAAVEIREGGSALCRATVDRAGGWACRPAAALAQGAHGLTPVETTIGGVVLTGDPVRFTVKSAPPAAPVLALPEFTNDPGLLLTGTGEPGSTVSVADQAGAAAVELCSTLVGPGGSWSCLPVENLPDGTHRLTPSAVDAAGNRVSGRATPLIVDTVAPAAPVLTSPAAGETLRTARPRFAGRAEGGSTVMVGTRAVAPASAERVPACSAVAAVDGGWSCTAARDLAPGDHSTFVSATDRAGNGTTANAVTIRLAAPVAAPSASATGSAAGVPSATGAANATGTATVSATATSAATGVPAVRPSPSPTPSRSPVASAVSGAASASSPVPVKASTAAAASSAQPSPSSVPSPHPSSHPSSQPSAPPASPAPTATSMPGRPSAGPGAPGASAAATAGLSPIAVPAEVETALPPAPPGLLPIVVPPAAVPALPSVLPSAASATASATSRPSASPSPSPSVRPSAQPVVASPGGTETVPPLPTPSAAHSAAPSGPVSMPPPSLALSPSAAASSTVRGSAQPLPPAGSSAVRLSGSGGDGAAAGEEAADPAAEPGGPSVGGAVAQHRPVSTGWRAALAGALLLLASVGLITRRVFWRGSGRRRR